AACTACAATCGGATGATCGACCAGCTCACCACCGACTACGCCGAACATCCTGTCGCACAGCTTATTTCGGATATCGACGAGCACGCGGCGGACCGTTCTCTGCCGAAACTCACCAACTACCGCAACATCCTGTTCGACACGATGGTGCACGGTCAGGACATCGCGATTCCGCTCGGCCGCACCCTCGACCTGCCGCCATTCGCCGCGGCCGTCGCCACCCAGCGCGCCGCCACCATCGGCTGGCCGGTCTTCGCCCGGCATCGCCTCGACGGCATCCGCCTGTGCGCCACCGACATCGACTGGTCCTACGGCACCGGCCGAGAAATCCACGGCCCCATCAAAGCCCTGCTCCTCTTCGCCACCGGCCGCACCGCCCTGCACCACCACCTCACCACCGAAGGCCTCCCCCTCCACCAGGATTGACCAGCCGGACGGAGGGGAGGTTCGGCCGGTTGGGGGATGGCCGGGGGCGGCGGGGCGGGCCTACGCTCAGCGCGATCACCGCTCCGGCGCACGGACGGAGCGGTGATCTGTTCTCGCGGTGCGTAATTCGCACCCCTGCAAGGTGATGAGGGTAGGCATGAATAGATTTCGCGCGGGCAACCGCGGCGTACGAGCTGCCGGGCTCGGTGTCGTGGCGACTGTGGCGC
This genomic stretch from Nocardia brasiliensis ATCC 700358 harbors:
- a CDS encoding maleylpyruvate isomerase family mycothiol-dependent enzyme, producing MPTEQVTLDREGSWRVIEAQRRAIAALLTELTPGEWESPSLCAGWRVRDVAAHLALTPQVPSIRAMITAAARARGNYNRMIDQLTTDYAEHPVAQLISDIDEHAADRSLPKLTNYRNILFDTMVHGQDIAIPLGRTLDLPPFAAAVATQRAATIGWPVFARHRLDGIRLCATDIDWSYGTGREIHGPIKALLLFATGRTALHHHLTTEGLPLHQD